In one window of Mesoplodon densirostris isolate mMesDen1 chromosome 4, mMesDen1 primary haplotype, whole genome shotgun sequence DNA:
- the PLD4 gene encoding 5'-3' exonuclease PLD4 produces MPCHPKQVRRPLQSASVAPAWPRSTPPHSPRDREARRMQVRGALALLSLSAVTLTYALWQALSPSAGGHVRPEEGPTASWGPGSSLAWAPLGGEAPRQQQKDSCRLVLVESIPQDLPPAAGSPSAQPLAQAWLQLLDAARESVHVASFYWSLTGPDTGVNDSSSQLGEAVLQKLQQLLDRNVSLAVATSTPTLVRNSTDLQVLVAQGAQVRHVPMGRLTGGVLHSKFWVVDGRHVYVGSANMDWRSLTQVKELGAIIYNCSRLAQDLEKTFQTYWVLGLPEAVLPRPWPRDFSSHINRFQPLQDYFDGLPTTAYFSASPPALCPHGRTRDLDALLAVMGGAREFIYASVMEYFPTTRFIHPARYWPVLDTALRAAAVGRGVRVRLLVSCWLNTDPSMFPYLRSLQALSNPAANVSVDVKVFIVPVRNHSNIPFSRVNHSKFMVTEKAVYIGTSNWSEDYFSSTSGVGLVVSQRASSTQPGVTTVQEQLRQLFERDWSSRYAVGLDGQAQGQDCVWQG; encoded by the exons ATGCCATGTCACCCCAAGCAGGTGCGGAGGCCTCTGCAGAGCGCATCGGTGGCCCCCGCGTGGCCCCGATCCAcgccaccccacagcccacgggacAGGGAGGCCCG CCGGATGCAGGTGCGCGGGGCTCTAGCcctgctgagcctgagcgccgTGACCCTCACCTACGCGCTGTGGCAAGCGCTCTCTCCCTCTGCTGGGGGCCACGTGCGCCCCGAGGAAGGGCCCACCGCGTCGTGGGGCCCCGGCTCCAGCCTGGCCTGGGCGCCCCTGGGAGGGGAGGCCCCGCGGCAGCAGCAGAAGGACTCCTGCAG GCTTGTCCTCGTGGAAAGCATCCCCCAGGACCTGCCGCCTGCAGCAGGCAGCCCGtctgcccagcccctggcccaggcctggctgcagCTGCTGGACGCCGCCCGGGAGAGTGTCCATGTGGCCTCCTTCTACTGGTCCCTCACGGGGCCCGACACTGGGGTCAATGACTCTTCTTCCCAGCTG GGAGAGGCTGTTCTGCagaagctgcagcagctgctggaCAGAAACGTTTCCCTGGCTGTGGCCACCAGCACCCCGACACTGGTCCGGAACTCCACCGACCTGCAGGTCCTGGTGGCCCAAG GCGCCCAGGTGCGACATGTGCCCATGGGAAGGCTCACCGGTGGCGTTTTGCACTCCAAGTTCTGGGTCGTGGATGGGCGGCACGTCTATGTGGGCAGTGCCAACATGGACTGGCGGTCGCTGACACAG GTGAAGGAGCTCGGCGCCATCATCTACAACTGCAGCCGCCTGGCCCAGGACCTGGAGAAGACCTTCCAGACCTACTGGGTGCTGGGGCTGCCGGAGGCTGTCCTCCCCAGACCCTGGCCTCGGGACTTCTCCTCCCACATCAACCGCTTCCAGCCCCTCCAGGACTACTTTGACGGGCTGCCCACCACTGCCTACTTCTCG GCATCGCCACCCGCACTCTGCCCCCACGGCCGCACCCGGGACCTGGACGCGCTGCTGGCGGTGATGGGGGGCGCCCGGGAGTTCATCTATGCTTCGGTGATGGAGTATTTCCCCACGACACGCTTCATCCACCCAGCCAG GTACTGGCCGGTGCTGGACACGGCGCTGCGGGCGGCGGCCGTCGGCAGGGGCGTGCGCGTGCGCCTGCTGGTCAGCTGCTGGCTCAACACGGACCCCAGCATGTTCCCCTACCTGCGGTCCCTGCAGGCCCTCAGCAACCCCGCGGCCAACGTGTCCGTGGACGTG AAAGTCTTCATTGTGCCCGTGAGGAACCACTCCAACATCCCCTTCAGCAGGGTGAACCACAGCAAGTTCATGGTCACGGAGAAGGCGGTCTACATAG GCACTTCCAACTGGTCCGAAGATTACTTCAGCAGCACCTCGGGTGTGGGCCTGGTGGTCAGCCAGAGGGCCTCCAGCACCCAGCCAGGGGTGACCACTGTGCAGGAGCAGCTGCGGCAACTATTTGAGCGAGACTGGAGTT
- the CEP170B gene encoding centrosomal protein of 170 kDa protein B isoform X1, with protein sequence MSVTSWFLVSSSGMRHRLPRELIFVGRDECELMLQSRSVDKQHAVINYDQDRDEHWVKDLGSLNGTFVNDVRIPDQKYVTLKLNDVIRFGYDSNMYVLERVQHRVPEEALRHEKYTSQLQVSVKSPAPKRGEAVPEQAPYCEAVNPRPERGDRRSGPEAAAYRTPLYGQPSWWGEDDGSSPPEERRQDEPDAERPKELAQQDGDLVGTTAAFRAPAEPQGYSFRREPSYFEIPTKEAPPPRAPEEPAHEAPTRDAEAGGGSGAPVVQSHACFTIEFDDRSPGKVKIKDHVTKFSLRQRRPPGKEPTPIEVVSAETKVADWLVQSDPSLMHRASPADDRHSTKSDLPVHTRTLKGHKHEDGTQSDSEDPVAQAAGAAGAPSEAGGEQVRLQRQLRRDPQELLHGQQAFVIEFFDEDTPRKKRSQSFTHTPPGDSRPDRRRGPGPADRDRPAAAAPVSARGAGGSSGPQRASSLKREKAEERLGGPSPAARAPARPFGSVGRRSRLAQDFMAQCLRDGSPAARSGPEKTPPTPPAPLLPRGASPVAPSPPPPPPADPQVTKARKQEEDDSLSDAGTYTIETEAQDREVEEARRMIDQVFGVRESPELSRTSSATFRPVIRGDRDEPGDGVAQRMALLQEFASRPVGGTPPVELQGLPVPGSPGGQKWVSRWASLADSYSDPGLSDDGPGRRARELEGALPVRQRRLLPQLPSGRADGPAGPEATRKSGPRPPELGSEQASLLLGQEDLEPDSLSDASGSDGGRGPEPGGGLQEERRGSPQEGLAWTRGRCSPRAPGEPAPTSSFSGDQNGEGAFPRKATVAPGQVEGPGRAAQPSPPTRDSVYVSTSGRMVIQLRTGPSPEPEGPAPAAPKEAPAFVRQESFTKEPASGPAAPGQLPYIRSHPLLQDLAAARASRVDQHSQDTHLILKETETALAALEARLLSKSVEEPEGELGGAPGPPEDSLSGDSDVDTASTISLRSGKHGPSPQPPGLQQEKLPSPPAVQDAGGVGPSSARERLSERQRRPLGPADAGRGEPARRLAARRGHGPRGSLEWPDEERGSSLAHLPGVDTVTSDHETSGAVGAGRRGPRRKPTAPPPSPAAREEQSRGSAGLQKVQQALTRSNSLSAPRPTRASRLRRARLGDASDTEATDGERGPPANPEPAGQPAAEQAKKLSRLDILAMPRRRAGSFTGPSDSEAAPTRAGFSGRSVELYCSGRKPAVAEARATAKKAANATTVPRQPFSRARPGSARYSSPNVRRRQQGSDCTSTSEEEYGSHHGSPKHARPHASTATQTPRAGSSGRARPRAPGLRDTDDEEEEPDPYGFIVQTAEIAEIARLSQTLVKDVATLAREIHDVAGDGDSPGCPGPAHSPSRASAPGTPASTISAREELVQRIPEASLNFQKVPPGSLRSQDLDQNMNDRCEDPLAGKTRPRNREEVIFDNLMLNPVSQLSQAIRENTEHLAEKMKILFQSTGRAWEDLEARINAENEVPILKTSNKEISSILKELRRVQKQLEVINAIVDPSGNLDLLTGNRGSAGSAQLGRGRPASQSPSSPPSAPPARSFPQRANCGTPGLPDPSFLPDTERFLI encoded by the exons ATGAGCGTCACCTCCTGGTTCCTGGTGAGCAGCAGCGGCATGCGCCACCGGCTCCCCCGGGAGCTCATCTTCGTGGGGCGCGATGAGTGTGAGCTCATGCTGCAG TCCCGCAGTGTGGACAAGCAGCATGCTGTCATCAACTACGACCAAGACAGGGACGAGCACTGGGTCAAGGACCTGGGCAGCCTCAATGGG ACATTCGTGAATGACGTGCGCATCCCGGACCAGAAATATGTTACGCTGAAGCTCAACGATGTCATCCGATTCGGCTACGAT TCCAATATGTACGTGCTGGAGCGGGTGCAGCACCGCGTCCCTGAGGAGGCGCTCAGG CACGAGAAGTACACCAGCCAGCTGCAGGTGAGCGTCAAGAGCCCGGCGCCCAAGAGGGGCGAGGCTGTGCCGGAGCAGGCGCCTTACTGCGAGGCCGTGAACCCCAGGCCAGAGAGGGGGGACCGGAGATCGGGGCCAG AGGCGGCGGCCTACCGCACACCCCTGTACGGGCAGCCCTCCTGGTGGGGGGAGGACGATGGTAGCAGCCCGCCCGAGGAACGGCGCCAGGACGAGCCTGACGCGG AGCGGCCCAAGGAGCTGGCTCAGCAGGACGGTGACCTCGTGGGGACGACGGCCGCCTTCCGGGCCCCCGCAGAGCCCCAGGGCTACTCGTTCCGGCGGGAGCCCAGCTACTTCGAGATCCCCACCAAGGAGGCCCCCCCGCCGCGGGCCCCAGAGGAGCCGGCCCACGAGGCGCCCACCAGGGACGCGGAGGCGGGCGGGGGCAGTGGGGCCCCCGTGGTGCAGAGCCACGCCTGCTTCACCATCGAGTTTGACGACCGCAGCCCCGGCAAGGTGAAGATCAAGGACCACGTCACCAAGTTCTCCCTGCGCCAGCGGCGGCCCCCTGGCAAGGAGCCCACACCCATCGAGGTGGTCTCTGCGGAGACCAAGGTGGCCGACTGGCTGGTGCAGAGCGACCCCAGCCTGATGCACAGGGCCAGCCCCGCCGACGACCGGCACAGCACCAAGAGCGACCTGCCGGTGCACACGCGCACCCTGAAGG gCCACAAGCACGAGGACGGCACGCAGAGCGACTCGGAGGACCCCGTGGCCCAGGCGGCCGGGGCAGCTGGGGCCCCCTCGGAGGCCGGCGGGGAGCAGGTGCGGCTCCAGAGGCAGCTCAGGCGGGACCCCCAGGAGCTGCTGCACGGCCAGCAGGCCTTCGTCATCGAGTTCTTCGACGAGGACACGCCCCGCAAGAAGCGCTCCCAGTCCTTCACGCACACGCCGCCCGGGGACTCCAGGCCCGACAGGCGCCGCGGCCCCGGGCCGGCCGACAGGGACCGCCCAGCCGCCGCTGCCCCGGTCTCGGCCCGGGGGGCGGGCGGCAGCTCGGGGCCGCAGCGGGCCAGCTCGCTCAAGCGGGAGAAGGCGGAGGAGCGGCTGGGCGGCCCCTCGCCCGCCGCCCGGGCCCCTGCTCGCCCTTTCGGCAGCGTGGGGCGCCGCTCCCGCCTGGCCCAGGACTTCATGGCCCAGTGCCTGCGGGATGGCTCCCCGGCTGCCCGGTCGGGCCCCGAGAAGACCCCCCCGACGCCGCCCGCCCCCCTGCTACCCCGTGGGGCCAGCCCTGTGGCCCCCTCGCCGCCACCGCCACCCCCTGCTGACCCCCAAGTAACGAAGGCACGCAAACAGGAGGAGGACGACAGCCTCAGTGACGCGGGGACCTACACCATTGAGACGGAGGCGCAGGACCGGGAGGTGGAGGAGGCCCGCAGGATGATCGACCAG GTCTTTGGGGTACGGGAGTCCCCTGAACTCTCCAGAACGTCCTCGGCCACCTTCCGTCCAGTTATCAGAGGGGACAGAGACGAGCCTGGTGACGGAGTGGCCCAGCGGATGGCCTTGCTGCAGGAGTTTGCCTCGCGCCCAGTGGGCGGGACCCCCCCGGTGGAGCTCCAG GGCCTCCCAGTACCAGGATCCCCCGGGGGTCAGAAGTGGGTGTCCCGCTGGGCCAGTCTGGCCGACAGCTACTCGGACCCAGGCCTGTCAG ACGACGGCCCCGGGCGCAGAGCCAGAGAGCTGGAGGGGGCCCTGCCTGTGCGCCAGCGACGCCTGCTCCCACAGCTGCCCAGCGGCAGGGCGGACGGCCCCGCTGGCCCCGAGGCCACCAGGAAGAGCGGGCCGCGGCCGCCGGAGCTGGGCAGCGAGCAGGCCAGCCTCCTCTTGGGACAGGAGGACCTGGAGCCCGACAGCCTCAGTGACGCCAGTGGGTCGGACGGAGGCCGGGGCCCTGAGCCAGGCGGGGGCCTGCAGGAAGAAAGACGCGGGAGCCCCCAGGAGGGACTGGCGTGGACGAGGGGCCGGTGCTCACCGAGGGCCCCTGGGGAGCCGGCCCCCACCTCTTCCTTCTCTGGGGACCAGAACGGGGAGGGGGCCTTCCCCAGGAAAGCGACTGTGGCTCCAGGGCAGGTGGAGGGCCCAGGGCgggcagcccagcccagccccccgACACGGGACAGCGTGTACGTCAGCACCAGTGGGAGGATGGTCATCCAGCTGCGGACAGGGCCGTCCCCGGAgcctgagggccctgccccaGCCGCCCCCAAGGAGGCCCCGGCGTTCGTCCGGCAGGAGAGCTTCACCAAGGAGCCGGCCAGTGGCCCCGCAGCTCCCGGCCAGCTGCCGTACATCCGCAGCCACCCCCTCCTGCAGGACCTGGCCGCGGCCCGGGCCTCACGCGTGGACCAGCACTCTCAGGACACCCACCTGATCCTGAAGGAGACAGAGACGGCGCTGGCCGCCCTGGAGGCCAGACTGCTCTCCAAGTCCGTGGAGGAGCCAGAAGGTGAGCTGGGCGGCGCCCCTGGGCCGCCAGAGGACTCCCTGTCCGGGGACTCCGATGTGGACACGGCCAGCACCATCAGTCTGCGCAGCGGCAAGCACGGGCCCAGCCCGCAGCCCCCGGGGCTGCAGCAGGAAAAGCTGCCGTCCCCGCCGGCAGTGCAGGACGCGGGGGGCGTCGGCCCGAGCAGCGCCCGCGAGCGCCTCTCAGAGAGGCAGCGTCGCCCGCTGGGCCCAGCGGACGCGGGCCGCGGGGAGCCGGCAAGGCGCCTGGCCGCACGGCGTGGCCACGGGCCCCGAGGGTCCCTGGAATGGCCCGATGAGGAACGAGGCTCCAGCCTTGCCCACCTGCCCGGTGTGGACACGGTCACTTCTGACCATGAGACCTCCGGGGCCGTGGGGGCAGGGCGGCGGGGGCCTCGCCGGAAACCCACGGCCCCACCGCCGTCGCCTGCCGCCCGGGAAGAACAGAGCCGCGGCTCAGCCGGCCTCCAGAAGGTGCAGCAGGCGCTGACCCGCTCCAACAGCTTGTCCGCCCCACGGCCCACGCGGGCCTCCCGGCTGAGGCGGGCCCGGCTGGGGGATGCCTCGGACACAGAGGCCACAGATGGCGAACGGGGGCCCCCGGCCAACCCTGAGCCGGCGGGGCAGCCGGCTGCCGAGCAGGCCAAGAAGCTGTCACGCCTGGACATCCTGGCGATGCCCCGGAGGCGGGCCGGCTCCTTCACAGGGCCCAGCGACTCGGAGGCAGCCCCCACCCGCGCCGGCTTCTCCGGCCGCAGCGTCGAGTTGTACTGCTCCGGCCGCAAGCCCGCCGTGGCCGAGGCTCGGGCCACCGCCAAGAAGGCCGCCAACGCCACCACGGTCCCCCGCCAACCCTTCAGCAGGGCCCGCCCAGGCAGCGCCCGGTACTCCTCACCCA ACGTGCGTCGCCGGCAGCAGGGCTCGGATTGCACGTCCACATCCGAGGAGGAGTATGGCTCCCACCACGGCTCCCCCAAACACGCCCGCCCCCATGCCTCAACAGCCACGCAGACCCCACGGGCTGGCAGCTCTGGCCGGGCCCGACCCCGGGCCCCTGGCCTCCGGGACACAGATGACGAGGAAGAAGAGCCCGACCCTTATGGTTTCATTGTGCAGACAGCCGAGATTGCTGAGATTGCCAG GCTGAGCCAGACGCTGGTGAAGGATGTGGCCACCCTGGCCCGCGAGATCCACGATGTGGCCGGAGACGGCGACTCGCCGGGCTGCCCGGGGCCTGCCCACAGCCCCTCTCGCGCCAGTGCGCCCGGCACCCCCGCCTCTACCATCTCCGCCCGCGAGGAG ctGGTGCAGCGCATCCCCGAGGCCAGCCTCAACTTCCAGAAGGTGCCGCCTGGCTCCCTGCGCTCTCAGGACCTGGACCAGAACATGAACGACCGCTGCGAGGACCCCCTGGCCGGCAAGACGCGGCCTCGGAACCGTGAGGAG GTGATCTTCGATAACCTGATGCTGAACCCCGTGTCCCAGCTGTCCCAGGCCATCCGCGAGAACACGGAGCACCTCGCTGAGAAGATGAA GATCCTCTTTCAGAGCACAGGGCGAGCCTGGGAGGACCTGGAGGCCAGGATCAACGCGGAGAACGAGGTGCCCATCCTGAAGACGTCCAACAAG GAAATCAGCTCCATCCTGAAGGAACTGAGGCGAGTGCAGAAGCAGCTGGAAG tCATCAACGCCATCGTGGACCCCAGTGGGAACCTGGACCTGCTGACCGGAAACCGGGGTTCTGCAGGCTCGGCCCAGCTCGGGAGAGGCCGGCCGGCCTCCCAGAGTCCGTCCTCACCCCCCTCGGCCCCGCCGGCAAGGAGCTTCCCGCAGCGGGCCAACTGCGGGACCCCCGGCCTCCCggacccctccttcctccctgacacAGAGCGGTTCCTGATCTAG
- the CEP170B gene encoding centrosomal protein of 170 kDa protein B isoform X2, with amino-acid sequence MSVTSWFLVSSSGMRHRLPRELIFVGRDECELMLQSRSVDKQHAVINYDQDRDEHWVKDLGSLNGTFVNDVRIPDQKYVTLKLNDVIRFGYDSNMYVLERVQHRVPEEALRHEKYTSQLQVSVKSPAPKRGEAVPEQAPYCEAVNPRPERGDRRSGPEAAAYRTPLYGQPSWWGEDDGSSPPEERRQDEPDAERPKELAQQDGDLVGTTAAFRAPAEPQGYSFRREPSYFEIPTKEAPPPRAPEEPAHEAPTRDAEAGGGSGAPVVQSHACFTIEFDDRSPGKVKIKDHVTKFSLRQRRPPGKEPTPIEVVSAETKVADWLVQSDPSLMHRASPADDRHSTKSDLPVHTRTLKGHKHEDGTQSDSEDPVAQAAGAAGAPSEAGGEQVRLQRQLRRDPQELLHGQQAFVIEFFDEDTPRKKRSQSFTHTPPGDSRPDRRRGPGPADRDRPAAAAPVSARGAGGSSGPQRASSLKREKAEERLGGPSPAARAPARPFGSVGRRSRLAQDFMAQCLRDGSPAARSGPEKTPPTPPAPLLPRGASPVAPSPPPPPPADPQVTKARKQEEDDSLSDAGTYTIETEAQDREVEEARRMIDQVFGVRESPELSRTSSATFRPVIRGDRDEPGDGVAQRMALLQEFASRPVGGTPPVELQGLPVPGSPGGQKWVSRWASLADSYSDPGLSDDGPGRRARELEGALPVRQRRLLPQLPSGRADGPAGPEATRKSGPRPPELGSEQASLLLGQEDLEPDSLSDASGSDGGRGPEPGGGLQEERRGSPQEGLAWTRGRCSPRAPGEPAPTSSFSGDQNGEGAFPRKATVAPGQVEGPGRAAQPSPPTRDSVYVSTSGRMVIQLRTGPSPEPEGPAPAAPKEAPAFVRQESFTKEPASGPAAPGQLPYIRSHPLLQDLAAARASRVDQHSQDTHLILKETETALAALEARLLSKSVEEPEGELGGAPGPPEDSLSGDSDVDTASTISLRSGKHGPSPQPPGLQQEKLPSPPAVQDAGGVGPSSARERLSERQRRPLGPADAGRGEPARRLAARRGHGPRGSLEWPDEERGSSLAHLPGVDTVTSDHETSGAVGAGRRGPRRKPTAPPPSPAAREEQSRGSAGLQKVQQALTRSNSLSAPRPTRASRLRRARLGDASDTEATDGERGPPANPEPAGQPAAEQAKKLSRLDILAMPRRRAGSFTGPSDSEAAPTRAGFSGRSVELYCSGRKPAVAEARATAKKAANATTVPRQPFSRARPGSARYSSPTTQTPRAGSSGRARPRAPGLRDTDDEEEEPDPYGFIVQTAEIAEIARLSQTLVKDVATLAREIHDVAGDGDSPGCPGPAHSPSRASAPGTPASTISAREELVQRIPEASLNFQKVPPGSLRSQDLDQNMNDRCEDPLAGKTRPRNREEVIFDNLMLNPVSQLSQAIRENTEHLAEKMKILFQSTGRAWEDLEARINAENEVPILKTSNKEISSILKELRRVQKQLEVINAIVDPSGNLDLLTGNRGSAGSAQLGRGRPASQSPSSPPSAPPARSFPQRANCGTPGLPDPSFLPDTERFLI; translated from the exons ATGAGCGTCACCTCCTGGTTCCTGGTGAGCAGCAGCGGCATGCGCCACCGGCTCCCCCGGGAGCTCATCTTCGTGGGGCGCGATGAGTGTGAGCTCATGCTGCAG TCCCGCAGTGTGGACAAGCAGCATGCTGTCATCAACTACGACCAAGACAGGGACGAGCACTGGGTCAAGGACCTGGGCAGCCTCAATGGG ACATTCGTGAATGACGTGCGCATCCCGGACCAGAAATATGTTACGCTGAAGCTCAACGATGTCATCCGATTCGGCTACGAT TCCAATATGTACGTGCTGGAGCGGGTGCAGCACCGCGTCCCTGAGGAGGCGCTCAGG CACGAGAAGTACACCAGCCAGCTGCAGGTGAGCGTCAAGAGCCCGGCGCCCAAGAGGGGCGAGGCTGTGCCGGAGCAGGCGCCTTACTGCGAGGCCGTGAACCCCAGGCCAGAGAGGGGGGACCGGAGATCGGGGCCAG AGGCGGCGGCCTACCGCACACCCCTGTACGGGCAGCCCTCCTGGTGGGGGGAGGACGATGGTAGCAGCCCGCCCGAGGAACGGCGCCAGGACGAGCCTGACGCGG AGCGGCCCAAGGAGCTGGCTCAGCAGGACGGTGACCTCGTGGGGACGACGGCCGCCTTCCGGGCCCCCGCAGAGCCCCAGGGCTACTCGTTCCGGCGGGAGCCCAGCTACTTCGAGATCCCCACCAAGGAGGCCCCCCCGCCGCGGGCCCCAGAGGAGCCGGCCCACGAGGCGCCCACCAGGGACGCGGAGGCGGGCGGGGGCAGTGGGGCCCCCGTGGTGCAGAGCCACGCCTGCTTCACCATCGAGTTTGACGACCGCAGCCCCGGCAAGGTGAAGATCAAGGACCACGTCACCAAGTTCTCCCTGCGCCAGCGGCGGCCCCCTGGCAAGGAGCCCACACCCATCGAGGTGGTCTCTGCGGAGACCAAGGTGGCCGACTGGCTGGTGCAGAGCGACCCCAGCCTGATGCACAGGGCCAGCCCCGCCGACGACCGGCACAGCACCAAGAGCGACCTGCCGGTGCACACGCGCACCCTGAAGG gCCACAAGCACGAGGACGGCACGCAGAGCGACTCGGAGGACCCCGTGGCCCAGGCGGCCGGGGCAGCTGGGGCCCCCTCGGAGGCCGGCGGGGAGCAGGTGCGGCTCCAGAGGCAGCTCAGGCGGGACCCCCAGGAGCTGCTGCACGGCCAGCAGGCCTTCGTCATCGAGTTCTTCGACGAGGACACGCCCCGCAAGAAGCGCTCCCAGTCCTTCACGCACACGCCGCCCGGGGACTCCAGGCCCGACAGGCGCCGCGGCCCCGGGCCGGCCGACAGGGACCGCCCAGCCGCCGCTGCCCCGGTCTCGGCCCGGGGGGCGGGCGGCAGCTCGGGGCCGCAGCGGGCCAGCTCGCTCAAGCGGGAGAAGGCGGAGGAGCGGCTGGGCGGCCCCTCGCCCGCCGCCCGGGCCCCTGCTCGCCCTTTCGGCAGCGTGGGGCGCCGCTCCCGCCTGGCCCAGGACTTCATGGCCCAGTGCCTGCGGGATGGCTCCCCGGCTGCCCGGTCGGGCCCCGAGAAGACCCCCCCGACGCCGCCCGCCCCCCTGCTACCCCGTGGGGCCAGCCCTGTGGCCCCCTCGCCGCCACCGCCACCCCCTGCTGACCCCCAAGTAACGAAGGCACGCAAACAGGAGGAGGACGACAGCCTCAGTGACGCGGGGACCTACACCATTGAGACGGAGGCGCAGGACCGGGAGGTGGAGGAGGCCCGCAGGATGATCGACCAG GTCTTTGGGGTACGGGAGTCCCCTGAACTCTCCAGAACGTCCTCGGCCACCTTCCGTCCAGTTATCAGAGGGGACAGAGACGAGCCTGGTGACGGAGTGGCCCAGCGGATGGCCTTGCTGCAGGAGTTTGCCTCGCGCCCAGTGGGCGGGACCCCCCCGGTGGAGCTCCAG GGCCTCCCAGTACCAGGATCCCCCGGGGGTCAGAAGTGGGTGTCCCGCTGGGCCAGTCTGGCCGACAGCTACTCGGACCCAGGCCTGTCAG ACGACGGCCCCGGGCGCAGAGCCAGAGAGCTGGAGGGGGCCCTGCCTGTGCGCCAGCGACGCCTGCTCCCACAGCTGCCCAGCGGCAGGGCGGACGGCCCCGCTGGCCCCGAGGCCACCAGGAAGAGCGGGCCGCGGCCGCCGGAGCTGGGCAGCGAGCAGGCCAGCCTCCTCTTGGGACAGGAGGACCTGGAGCCCGACAGCCTCAGTGACGCCAGTGGGTCGGACGGAGGCCGGGGCCCTGAGCCAGGCGGGGGCCTGCAGGAAGAAAGACGCGGGAGCCCCCAGGAGGGACTGGCGTGGACGAGGGGCCGGTGCTCACCGAGGGCCCCTGGGGAGCCGGCCCCCACCTCTTCCTTCTCTGGGGACCAGAACGGGGAGGGGGCCTTCCCCAGGAAAGCGACTGTGGCTCCAGGGCAGGTGGAGGGCCCAGGGCgggcagcccagcccagccccccgACACGGGACAGCGTGTACGTCAGCACCAGTGGGAGGATGGTCATCCAGCTGCGGACAGGGCCGTCCCCGGAgcctgagggccctgccccaGCCGCCCCCAAGGAGGCCCCGGCGTTCGTCCGGCAGGAGAGCTTCACCAAGGAGCCGGCCAGTGGCCCCGCAGCTCCCGGCCAGCTGCCGTACATCCGCAGCCACCCCCTCCTGCAGGACCTGGCCGCGGCCCGGGCCTCACGCGTGGACCAGCACTCTCAGGACACCCACCTGATCCTGAAGGAGACAGAGACGGCGCTGGCCGCCCTGGAGGCCAGACTGCTCTCCAAGTCCGTGGAGGAGCCAGAAGGTGAGCTGGGCGGCGCCCCTGGGCCGCCAGAGGACTCCCTGTCCGGGGACTCCGATGTGGACACGGCCAGCACCATCAGTCTGCGCAGCGGCAAGCACGGGCCCAGCCCGCAGCCCCCGGGGCTGCAGCAGGAAAAGCTGCCGTCCCCGCCGGCAGTGCAGGACGCGGGGGGCGTCGGCCCGAGCAGCGCCCGCGAGCGCCTCTCAGAGAGGCAGCGTCGCCCGCTGGGCCCAGCGGACGCGGGCCGCGGGGAGCCGGCAAGGCGCCTGGCCGCACGGCGTGGCCACGGGCCCCGAGGGTCCCTGGAATGGCCCGATGAGGAACGAGGCTCCAGCCTTGCCCACCTGCCCGGTGTGGACACGGTCACTTCTGACCATGAGACCTCCGGGGCCGTGGGGGCAGGGCGGCGGGGGCCTCGCCGGAAACCCACGGCCCCACCGCCGTCGCCTGCCGCCCGGGAAGAACAGAGCCGCGGCTCAGCCGGCCTCCAGAAGGTGCAGCAGGCGCTGACCCGCTCCAACAGCTTGTCCGCCCCACGGCCCACGCGGGCCTCCCGGCTGAGGCGGGCCCGGCTGGGGGATGCCTCGGACACAGAGGCCACAGATGGCGAACGGGGGCCCCCGGCCAACCCTGAGCCGGCGGGGCAGCCGGCTGCCGAGCAGGCCAAGAAGCTGTCACGCCTGGACATCCTGGCGATGCCCCGGAGGCGGGCCGGCTCCTTCACAGGGCCCAGCGACTCGGAGGCAGCCCCCACCCGCGCCGGCTTCTCCGGCCGCAGCGTCGAGTTGTACTGCTCCGGCCGCAAGCCCGCCGTGGCCGAGGCTCGGGCCACCGCCAAGAAGGCCGCCAACGCCACCACGGTCCCCCGCCAACCCTTCAGCAGGGCCCGCCCAGGCAGCGCCCGGTACTCCTCACCCA CCACGCAGACCCCACGGGCTGGCAGCTCTGGCCGGGCCCGACCCCGGGCCCCTGGCCTCCGGGACACAGATGACGAGGAAGAAGAGCCCGACCCTTATGGTTTCATTGTGCAGACAGCCGAGATTGCTGAGATTGCCAG GCTGAGCCAGACGCTGGTGAAGGATGTGGCCACCCTGGCCCGCGAGATCCACGATGTGGCCGGAGACGGCGACTCGCCGGGCTGCCCGGGGCCTGCCCACAGCCCCTCTCGCGCCAGTGCGCCCGGCACCCCCGCCTCTACCATCTCCGCCCGCGAGGAG ctGGTGCAGCGCATCCCCGAGGCCAGCCTCAACTTCCAGAAGGTGCCGCCTGGCTCCCTGCGCTCTCAGGACCTGGACCAGAACATGAACGACCGCTGCGAGGACCCCCTGGCCGGCAAGACGCGGCCTCGGAACCGTGAGGAG GTGATCTTCGATAACCTGATGCTGAACCCCGTGTCCCAGCTGTCCCAGGCCATCCGCGAGAACACGGAGCACCTCGCTGAGAAGATGAA GATCCTCTTTCAGAGCACAGGGCGAGCCTGGGAGGACCTGGAGGCCAGGATCAACGCGGAGAACGAGGTGCCCATCCTGAAGACGTCCAACAAG GAAATCAGCTCCATCCTGAAGGAACTGAGGCGAGTGCAGAAGCAGCTGGAAG tCATCAACGCCATCGTGGACCCCAGTGGGAACCTGGACCTGCTGACCGGAAACCGGGGTTCTGCAGGCTCGGCCCAGCTCGGGAGAGGCCGGCCGGCCTCCCAGAGTCCGTCCTCACCCCCCTCGGCCCCGCCGGCAAGGAGCTTCCCGCAGCGGGCCAACTGCGGGACCCCCGGCCTCCCggacccctccttcctccctgacacAGAGCGGTTCCTGATCTAG